The Athene noctua chromosome 3, bAthNoc1.hap1.1, whole genome shotgun sequence genome includes a region encoding these proteins:
- the ASB15 gene encoding ankyrin repeat and SOCS box protein 15 isoform X5, translated as MVSTLIKHNCSIHQPCVKRWSAMHEAAKQGRKDIVALLLKNGGNVNLRDGYGVTPLGVAAEYGHCDVLEHLIHKGGDVQALADDGASVLFEAAGGGNPDCIALLLEYGGSGNVPTKAGLLPIHKAAYEGHYLALKYLIPVTSQTSIQKSGLSPVHSAADGQNSQCLELLIENGFDVNTLLAEHISNSYDDERKTALYFAVSNNDILCTEILLKAGSNPNKDPLNCLLVAVRAGNHEVVRLLLSYGANVNCYFMLVNDTHFPSAIQYALNDEVMLRLLLNHGYNVEMCFDCMHQDIFGNSFVWSTPEEEILPGWTSSVVKDNPFCDFIAVPWLKHLAGKVVRVFIDYMDYVPLCTKIKFVLETQKEWTEIRQILDNPRPLKHLCRLKIRKLLGLRRLQKLSSMKKFPLPPVLKNYILYKEYDLYGKGIHLE; from the exons ATGGTATCCACTCTGATTAAACACAACTGTAGTATTCACCAGCCGTGTGTAAAACGTTGGTCAGCAATGCATGAAGCTGCAAAACAGGGACGCAAAGACATTGTTGCTCTTCTTCTGAAGAATGGTGGAAATGTGAACCTTAGGGATGGATATGGAGTAACACCATTAGGTGTTGCTGCTGAATATGGTCACTGTGATGTGCTGGAGCATCTTATTCATAAAG GTGGAGATGTCCAGGCCTTAGCAGATGATGGTGCATCAGTACTGTTTGAAGCAGCCGGAGGTGGTAATCCAGACTGCATAGCCCTTCTTTTGGAATATGGAGGAAGTGGCAATGTGCCTACTAAGGCAGGACTGCTTCCCATACACAAAGCAGCTTATGAAGGGCATTACCT GGCCCTGAAGTATCTCATTCCGGTCACGTCCCAAACCTCAATCCAGAAAAGTGGGTTAAGCCCTGTTCACTCTGCGGCAGATGGCCAGAACTCGCAGTGTCTAGAGCTCCTCATTGAAAATGGTTTTGATGTCAATACTCTCTTGGCTGAACATATTTCAAATAGTTATGATGATGAAAGGAAAACAGCactttattttgctgtttctaaCAATGACATTCTTTGCACTGAAatactgctcaaagcagggtcaaatCCAAACAAGGATCCTTTAAACTGTCTTcttgtggcagtgagagctggcAACCATGAAGTTGTAAGGCTGCTTCTGTCTTATGGAGCAAACGTCAATTGCTACTTCATGTTGGTTAACGATACACATTTCCCCAGCGCCATTCAGTATGCTTTGAATGACgaggtgatgctgaggctgtTGCTCAATCATGGATATAATGTGGAGATGTGTTTTGACTGTATGCATCAAGATATCTTTGGAAATTCTTTTGTGTGGTCAACTCCAGAGGAAGAGATTCTCCCTGGGTGGACTTCTTCTGTAGTAAAGGATAATCCA TTCTGTGACTTTATTGCTGTTCCCTGGTTGAAACATTTAGCAGGAAAAGTGGTTCGTGTTTTTATAGATTACATGGATTACGTTCCTCTATGCACAAAAATTAAGTTTGTAttagaaacacagaaagaatGGACGGAGATACGTCAGATATTGG ATAACCCTCGCCCATTGAAACATCTGTGTCGCCTGAAAATACGTAAACTCTTGGGGTTAAGGAGACTCCAGAAATTGTCATCCATGAAGAAGTTTCCACTTCCACCAGTTCTCAAGAACTATATCCTATATAAAGAATATGATCTGTATGGAAAAGGGATACATTtagaatag
- the ASB15 gene encoding ankyrin repeat and SOCS box protein 15 isoform X4: MTKEKLHFSSLPHQQEKRSAIPEAIRRGSFEMVSTLIKHNCSIHQPCVKRWSAMHEAAKQGRKDIVALLLKNGGNVNLRDGYGVTPLGVAAEYGHCDVLEHLIHKGGDVQALADDGASVLFEAAGGGNPDCIALLLEYGGSGNVPTKAGLLPIHKAAYEGHYLALKYLIPVTSQTSIQKSGLSPVHSAADGQNSQCLELLIENGFDVNTLLAEHISNSYDDERKTALYFAVSNNDILCTEILLKAGSNPNKDPLNCLLVAVRAGNHEVVRLLLSYGANVNCYFMLVNDTHFPSAIQYALNDEVMLRLLLNHGYNVEMCFDCMHQDIFGNSFVWSTPEEEILPGWTSSVVKDNPFCDFIAVPWLKHLAGKVVRVFIDYMDYVPLCTKIKFVLETQKEWTEIRQILDNPRPLKHLCRLKIRKLLGLRRLQKLSSMKKFPLPPVLKNYILYKEYDLYGKGIHLE, translated from the exons CTGCCTCATCAGCAAGAGAAGAGATCTGCTATTCCAGAAG CTATAAGAAGGGGCTCTTTTGAAATGGTATCCACTCTGATTAAACACAACTGTAGTATTCACCAGCCGTGTGTAAAACGTTGGTCAGCAATGCATGAAGCTGCAAAACAGGGACGCAAAGACATTGTTGCTCTTCTTCTGAAGAATGGTGGAAATGTGAACCTTAGGGATGGATATGGAGTAACACCATTAGGTGTTGCTGCTGAATATGGTCACTGTGATGTGCTGGAGCATCTTATTCATAAAG GTGGAGATGTCCAGGCCTTAGCAGATGATGGTGCATCAGTACTGTTTGAAGCAGCCGGAGGTGGTAATCCAGACTGCATAGCCCTTCTTTTGGAATATGGAGGAAGTGGCAATGTGCCTACTAAGGCAGGACTGCTTCCCATACACAAAGCAGCTTATGAAGGGCATTACCT GGCCCTGAAGTATCTCATTCCGGTCACGTCCCAAACCTCAATCCAGAAAAGTGGGTTAAGCCCTGTTCACTCTGCGGCAGATGGCCAGAACTCGCAGTGTCTAGAGCTCCTCATTGAAAATGGTTTTGATGTCAATACTCTCTTGGCTGAACATATTTCAAATAGTTATGATGATGAAAGGAAAACAGCactttattttgctgtttctaaCAATGACATTCTTTGCACTGAAatactgctcaaagcagggtcaaatCCAAACAAGGATCCTTTAAACTGTCTTcttgtggcagtgagagctggcAACCATGAAGTTGTAAGGCTGCTTCTGTCTTATGGAGCAAACGTCAATTGCTACTTCATGTTGGTTAACGATACACATTTCCCCAGCGCCATTCAGTATGCTTTGAATGACgaggtgatgctgaggctgtTGCTCAATCATGGATATAATGTGGAGATGTGTTTTGACTGTATGCATCAAGATATCTTTGGAAATTCTTTTGTGTGGTCAACTCCAGAGGAAGAGATTCTCCCTGGGTGGACTTCTTCTGTAGTAAAGGATAATCCA TTCTGTGACTTTATTGCTGTTCCCTGGTTGAAACATTTAGCAGGAAAAGTGGTTCGTGTTTTTATAGATTACATGGATTACGTTCCTCTATGCACAAAAATTAAGTTTGTAttagaaacacagaaagaatGGACGGAGATACGTCAGATATTGG ATAACCCTCGCCCATTGAAACATCTGTGTCGCCTGAAAATACGTAAACTCTTGGGGTTAAGGAGACTCCAGAAATTGTCATCCATGAAGAAGTTTCCACTTCCACCAGTTCTCAAGAACTATATCCTATATAAAGAATATGATCTGTATGGAAAAGGGATACATTtagaatag
- the LMOD2 gene encoding leiomodin-2 isoform X1 has product MSTFGYRRELSKYEDIDEDELLASLTEEELKELERELEDIEPDRNLPVGQRQKSLTEKTPTGTFSREALMAYWERETKKLLEKERLGACDKDSEQEEDNSEDIREEYFTESNSEVSEEACTEEDDEEEEEEEEDEEEDEDDSDDEDEEKQNAAAGERPEDGGGSDHIRRKNCNGAKDNENLLNGHDGKDTDNLSVKSSAIHPCGNPTVIEDALEKVRSNDPDTTEVNLNNIENITSQMLIQFSQALRDNTVVKSFSLANTHADDNVAIAIAGMLKVNQHITSLNIESNFITGKGVLAIMRALQNNKVLTELRFHNQRHIMGSQVEMDIVKLLKENTTLVKLGYHFDLAGPRMSMTSILTRNMDKQRQKRMQEQRQQESGCDGAITKTKVLQKGTPRSSPYVSPKSSPWSSPKLPKKAQPVKSQPPAPAPPPPPPPPPPPPPPPPVIPEKKAPTRNIAEVIKQQESSKKALQNGQKKKKGKKSKKHENSILKEIKDSLKSVSDGKSEEGSRPSTRPSTPQRSLHDNLMEAIRASSIKQLRRVEVPEALR; this is encoded by the exons ATGTCTACCTTTGGCTACAGAAGAGAGCTCAGTAAATATGAAGACATTGATGAAGACGAGCTCCTCGCTTCTCTCACTGAAGAGGAGCTTAAGGAGCTGGAGCGGGAGCTGGAAGACATAGAGCCTGACCGTAACCTTCCAGTGGGACAACGGCAGAAGAGCCTGACGGAGAAAACACCAACGGGGACTTTCAGCCGGGAAGCTCTGATGGCCTATTGGGAGAGAGAGACCAAGAAACTCTTAGAAAAAGAGAGATTGGGTGCATGTGACAAG GACTCTGAGCAAGAAGAAGACAATTCAGAAGATATTCGAGaagaatattttacagaaagCAATAGTGAAGTGTCTGAGGAGGCATGTACTGAAGAGGatgatgaagaagaagaagaagaagaagaagatgaggaggaagatgaagatgacAGTGATGATGAGGATGAGGAAAAGCAAAATGCTGCAGCTGGTGAAAGACCTGAGGATGGCGGGGGTTCTGACCACATCAGACGCAAAAATTGTAATGGTGCAAAGGACAATGAAAACTTACTCAATGGTCATGATGGAAAAGACACTGATAATCTGAGCGTAAAAAGCAGCGCCATCCACCCTTGTGGAAATCCAACAGTTATTGAGGATGCTTTGGAAAAAGTTAGGAGCAATGACCCTGACACCACAGAGGTCAATCTGAACAACATTGAAAACATCACTTCGCAAATGCTTATACAATTTTCTCAAGCCCTGAGGGACAACACAGTGGTGAAGTCATTCAGCTTGGCTAACACGCATGCTGATGACAACGTTGCAATAGCTATTGCTGGTATGTTAAAGGTAAATCAGCATATAACTAGTCTGAATATTGAGTCAAATTTTATCACAGGCAAAGGAGTGCTGGCCATCATGAGAGCTTTGCAGAACAACAAGGTTCTAACAGAACTGCGGTTCCACAATCAAAGGCACATCATGGGCAGCCAGGTGGAAATGGACATAGTTAAACTGTTGAAAGAGAACACCACTCTGGTCAAGCTTGGATACCACTTTGACCTTGCTGGCCCAAGAATGAGCATGACAAGTATCCTGACAAGAAATATGgataaacaaagacaaaagcgTATGCAGGAGCAGCGGCAGCAAGAGTCTGGTTGTGATGGAGCCATCACAAAGACCAAAGTCTTGCAGAAAGGGACACCTCGGTCCTCACCTTATGTGTCACCTAAGAGCTCACCTTGGTCCTCTCCAAAGCTCCCTAAGAAAGCACAGCCAGTGAAAAGTcagcctccagctcctgcacccccacctccccctccacccccacctcctcctcctcctcctcccccagtgaTTCCAGAGAAGAAGGCACCAACCAGGAATATAGCTGAAGTCATCAAACAGCAAGAAAGCTCAAAAAAAGCCTTACAAaatggacagaaaaagaaaaaaggcaaaaaaagcaaaaaacatgaGAACAGTAtattgaaagaaattaaagattcTCTAAAATCGGTCTCGGATGGAAAATCAGAGGAAGGTTCACGACCCTCTACCCGTCCCTCCACCCCACAAAGGTCTCTCCATGACAACCTTATGGAAGCAATTCGGGCAAGCAGCATAAAGCAATTAAGGCGG GTGGAGGTACCAGAAGCCCTTCGGTGA
- the LMOD2 gene encoding leiomodin-2 isoform X2 — MSTFGYRRELSKYEDIDEDELLASLTEEELKELERELEDIEPDRNLPVGQRQKSLTEKTPTGTFSREALMAYWERETKKLLEKERLGACDKQEEDNSEDIREEYFTESNSEVSEEACTEEDDEEEEEEEEDEEEDEDDSDDEDEEKQNAAAGERPEDGGGSDHIRRKNCNGAKDNENLLNGHDGKDTDNLSVKSSAIHPCGNPTVIEDALEKVRSNDPDTTEVNLNNIENITSQMLIQFSQALRDNTVVKSFSLANTHADDNVAIAIAGMLKVNQHITSLNIESNFITGKGVLAIMRALQNNKVLTELRFHNQRHIMGSQVEMDIVKLLKENTTLVKLGYHFDLAGPRMSMTSILTRNMDKQRQKRMQEQRQQESGCDGAITKTKVLQKGTPRSSPYVSPKSSPWSSPKLPKKAQPVKSQPPAPAPPPPPPPPPPPPPPPPVIPEKKAPTRNIAEVIKQQESSKKALQNGQKKKKGKKSKKHENSILKEIKDSLKSVSDGKSEEGSRPSTRPSTPQRSLHDNLMEAIRASSIKQLRRVEVPEALR; from the exons ATGTCTACCTTTGGCTACAGAAGAGAGCTCAGTAAATATGAAGACATTGATGAAGACGAGCTCCTCGCTTCTCTCACTGAAGAGGAGCTTAAGGAGCTGGAGCGGGAGCTGGAAGACATAGAGCCTGACCGTAACCTTCCAGTGGGACAACGGCAGAAGAGCCTGACGGAGAAAACACCAACGGGGACTTTCAGCCGGGAAGCTCTGATGGCCTATTGGGAGAGAGAGACCAAGAAACTCTTAGAAAAAGAGAGATTGGGTGCATGTGACAAG CAAGAAGAAGACAATTCAGAAGATATTCGAGaagaatattttacagaaagCAATAGTGAAGTGTCTGAGGAGGCATGTACTGAAGAGGatgatgaagaagaagaagaagaagaagaagatgaggaggaagatgaagatgacAGTGATGATGAGGATGAGGAAAAGCAAAATGCTGCAGCTGGTGAAAGACCTGAGGATGGCGGGGGTTCTGACCACATCAGACGCAAAAATTGTAATGGTGCAAAGGACAATGAAAACTTACTCAATGGTCATGATGGAAAAGACACTGATAATCTGAGCGTAAAAAGCAGCGCCATCCACCCTTGTGGAAATCCAACAGTTATTGAGGATGCTTTGGAAAAAGTTAGGAGCAATGACCCTGACACCACAGAGGTCAATCTGAACAACATTGAAAACATCACTTCGCAAATGCTTATACAATTTTCTCAAGCCCTGAGGGACAACACAGTGGTGAAGTCATTCAGCTTGGCTAACACGCATGCTGATGACAACGTTGCAATAGCTATTGCTGGTATGTTAAAGGTAAATCAGCATATAACTAGTCTGAATATTGAGTCAAATTTTATCACAGGCAAAGGAGTGCTGGCCATCATGAGAGCTTTGCAGAACAACAAGGTTCTAACAGAACTGCGGTTCCACAATCAAAGGCACATCATGGGCAGCCAGGTGGAAATGGACATAGTTAAACTGTTGAAAGAGAACACCACTCTGGTCAAGCTTGGATACCACTTTGACCTTGCTGGCCCAAGAATGAGCATGACAAGTATCCTGACAAGAAATATGgataaacaaagacaaaagcgTATGCAGGAGCAGCGGCAGCAAGAGTCTGGTTGTGATGGAGCCATCACAAAGACCAAAGTCTTGCAGAAAGGGACACCTCGGTCCTCACCTTATGTGTCACCTAAGAGCTCACCTTGGTCCTCTCCAAAGCTCCCTAAGAAAGCACAGCCAGTGAAAAGTcagcctccagctcctgcacccccacctccccctccacccccacctcctcctcctcctcctcccccagtgaTTCCAGAGAAGAAGGCACCAACCAGGAATATAGCTGAAGTCATCAAACAGCAAGAAAGCTCAAAAAAAGCCTTACAAaatggacagaaaaagaaaaaaggcaaaaaaagcaaaaaacatgaGAACAGTAtattgaaagaaattaaagattcTCTAAAATCGGTCTCGGATGGAAAATCAGAGGAAGGTTCACGACCCTCTACCCGTCCCTCCACCCCACAAAGGTCTCTCCATGACAACCTTATGGAAGCAATTCGGGCAAGCAGCATAAAGCAATTAAGGCGG GTGGAGGTACCAGAAGCCCTTCGGTGA